The following are encoded in a window of Dioscorea cayenensis subsp. rotundata cultivar TDr96_F1 chromosome 16, TDr96_F1_v2_PseudoChromosome.rev07_lg8_w22 25.fasta, whole genome shotgun sequence genomic DNA:
- the LOC120279259 gene encoding oligopeptide transporter 5-like, whose amino-acid sequence MLIADEVNDSPIEQVRLTVPITDDPTIPCLTFRTWALGLSSCVLLSFVNQFFVYRTNPIGISSVCAQIVTLPLGKLMAATLPKKVFHVPMTNWSFSLNPGPFTLKEHVLITIFANAGAAGPYAVNIITIVKAFYGRGINAMAAMLLAQTTQVSSFFVSASNAGHQWQCAYKFDRKIFSCSVMAGLVCSGSTLLILLTCGGREFLFKCHSSGKQHQHLSSIDIRNKAQLAKNLVSLMKLRCRALHEDEKRPKGGLSRMQFFLIVFISSFAYYIIPNYFFPSLSALSFVCWIWKDSVTAQQIGSGLKGLGIGSFGLDWATVAAFLGSPLATPAFSIFNTLVGFIITVYVLLPITYWTNAYNAKRFPLITADVFDSDGKHYNISRILDPKTFSINYDEYDNYSKINLSVFFTYTYGLSFATLMASLTHAFLFYGKNTWEMWRKAEKSTSNKFADVHTRIMKKNYRPVPQWWFGILLLIVLGLSMFTCEGFHKQLQLPFWGILLACAMAMIFMLPVGVLLATTNQGPGLNVITELVIGYLYPGKPLANVTFKTYGYISMSQALTFLTDFKLGHYMKIPPKSMFLVQLVGTVVSSSIYFGTAWWLLTSIKDICNIDLLPDDSPWTCPGDDVFYNASIIWGVVGPRRMFGPLGLYSKMNWFFVIGLLAPVPVWLLTRAFPEKKWIRLINMPIVLSGAGSMPVAKTVHYISWFTVGIAFNFFVYRRYKAWWARHNYVLSAALDAGVAFMGVATYFALQNYNIYGMEWWGAEASDHCPLAKCPTAPGVVAKGCPVF is encoded by the exons ATGTTGATTGCAGATGAAGTTAATGATAGTCCAATCGAGCAAGTCCGACTCACTGTACCGATCACCGATGATCCCACAATACCATGCTTGACATTCAGAACATGGGCCCTCGGGCTCTCGTCGTGTGTGCTCTTATCATTTGTGAACCAGTTCTTCGTCTACCGAACAAACCCAATTGGCATATCATCAGTCTGTGCGCAGATTGTCACTCTTCCTCTTGGCAAACTGATGGCTGCAACTCTTCCCAAAAAGGTCTTCCATGTTCCGATGACAAACTGGTCTTTTTCACTGAACCCGGGTCCTTTCACCTTAAAAGAACATGTGCTCATCACAATATTCGCCAATGCCGGAGCCGCTGGACCTTATGCCGTTAACATTATCACAATAGTTAAGGCCTTCTATGGCCGAGGCATCAACGCAATGGCAGCAATGTTGCTAGCTCAAACAACACAAGTGagttctttttttgtttctgcAAGCAATGCAGGTCATCAATGGCAATGTGCTTATAAATTTGATCGGAAAATTTTCAGTTGCTCGGTTATGGCTGGGCTGGTTTGTTCCGGAAGTACCTTGTTGATTCTCCTTACATGTGGTGGCCGGGAATTCTTGTTCAAGTGTCACTCTTCAGGTAAACAACATCAACATCTTTCCTCAATTGACATACGAAACAAAGCTCAATTGGCAAAGAACTTAGTATCACTAATGAAACTGAGATGCAGAGCATTGCATGAAGATGAGAAGCGGCCAAAGGGAGGTCTATCAAGGATGCAGTTTTTCTTGATAGTTTTCATCTCCAGTTTCGCATACTACATCATCCCCAATTATTTCTTCCCATCACTATCTGCCCTCTCTTTCGTTTGCTGGATATGGAAGGACTCAGTGACAGCACAGCAGATTGGCTCTGGACTTAAAGGACTAGGAATTGGTTCCTTCGGTCTTGACTGGGCCACTGTGGCTGCCTTCCTCGGAAGTCCACTTGCAACACCGGCATTCTCCATTTTCAACACTCTTGTCGGTTTCATCATCACCGTATACGTGTTACTACCCATCACTTACTGGACAAATGCATACAATGCCAAGCGCTTCCCCTTGATAACTGCAGATGTCTTTGACTCTGATGGAAAGCACTACAACATTTCAAGGATCCTCGATCCAAAGACATTCAGCATCAATTACGACGAATATGATAATTATAGCAAGATCAATCTCAGCGTCTTCTTCACATATACTTATGGGTTGAGTTTTGCCACCCTCATGGCTTCCCTTACACATGCATTCCTCTTCTACGGCAA GAATACCTGGGAGATGTGGCGCAAGGCTGAAAAATCTACTAGCAATAAGTTTGCAGATGTCCACACAAGAATCATGAAAAAGAACTACCGCCCTGTACCTCAATGGTGGTTCGGCATACTCTTGCTCATAGTTCTGGGTCTCTCCATGTTTACCTGTGAAGGTTTCCATAAACAACTGCAGCTCCCGTTTTGGGGGATCTTGCTTGCTTGTGCAATGGCAATGATTTTCATGCTGCCTGTAGGAGTGCTGCTTGCAACAACTAACCAG GGACCTGGGCTAAACGTCATAACAGAGCTGGTTATTGGATATCTATACCCTGGGAAGCCTTTAGCCAATGTGACATTCAAAACCTACGGATATATCAGCATGTCTCAAGCTCTAACATTTCTCACAGACTTTAAACTGGGACACTACATGAAAATCCCACCAAAATCCATGTTCCTTGTTCAG TTAGTAGGAACAGTAGTGTCATCCTCGATCTATTTTGGCACGGCTTGGTGGCTCCTAACCTCTATCAAAGACATATGCAACATCGATCTACTCCCCGACGATAGCCCATGGACTTGCCCTGGTGACGATGTATTCTACAATGCATCGATCATTTGGGGAGTGGTTGGTCCTCGTCGCATGTTTGGTCCCCTTGGCCTATACTCCAAAATGAATTGGTTCTTCGTCATTGGTCTTCTTGCTCCTGTACCAGTATGGTTGCTCACAAGAGCATTTCCAGAGAAGAAATGGATTCGGCTCATCAACATGCCTATTGTCCTGAGCGGAGCAGGGTCGATGCCAGTAGCCAAGACAGTGCATTACATATCTTGGTTCACTGTAGGTATTGCCTTCAACTTCTTTGTGTACCGACGGTACAAGGCCTGGTGGGCAAGGCATAACTATGTGCTTTCGGCCGCCTTGGATGCCGGAGTTGCCTTCATGGGAGTTGCTACCTACTTCGCCCTGCAAAACTACAACATCTATGGTATGGAATGGTGGGGAGCTGAAGCTAGT
- the LOC120279266 gene encoding myosin heavy chain, non-muscle: MEMEMEEYLKNMRSLRSQMNDIEEEAAKRSVQEQMQMTAIDAMEKDLELVKLETKRLSEEAEELVRAKEQLCFQLVKREEKIRSLETELSTLSQTLELLQQEKLCVAAKFEEKRNYYTKTFEDLDAKQQERQDWFHKHKISITQLVEDATEKEMECTEGSPINMTLATSVKLDDMGEEISENYNDLLVQMERAKAELDELKAKKSEIELASNKSKQQFEQFINKLNTVPLEVKEMDMKSLEEEHKALLADKAGETEYLHSLQAQINQLKAISHAVKCPCGEEYTVNLMD, encoded by the exons atggagatggagatggaggagTACTTGAAGAACATGAGGAGCTTGAGATCGCAGATGAATG ACATTGAGGAGGAGGCGGCGAAGAGATCGGTGCAGGAGCAGATGCAGATGACCGCCATTGATGCCATGGAGAAGGATCTCGAGCTCg TGAAATTGGAAACAAAGCGATTGAGCGAGGAGGCTGAGGAGCTGGTCAGAGCCAAAGAACAACTATGCTTTCAACTGGTTAAGAGGGAGGAGAAGATAAGGTCATTGGAAACTGAATTGTCCACCCTTTCACAG ACGTTGGAGCTTCTTCAACAAGAAAAGCTTTGCGTTGCAGcaaaatttgaagagaaaag GAATTATTACACAAAAACCTTTGAGGATTTAGATGCCAAACAACAGGAGCGACAG gactGGTTCCATAAGCATAAAATTTCAATTACCCAATTG GTAGAGGATGCAACCGAAAAGGAAATGGAATGCACTGAAG GTAGCCCAATCAATATGACGCTTGCCACTAGTGTGAAACTGGACGACATG GGAGAAGAGATAAGTGAAAATTACAATGATCTGTTGGTTCAAATGGAACGTGCGAAGGCTGAACTAGATGAATTAAAAGCAAAGAAATCTGAAATTGAACTGGCAAGTAACAAG TCCAAGCAGCAATTTGAACAATTCATCAATAAACTAAACACTGTTCCA CTGGAAGTAAAAGAAATGGACATGAAATCCTTGGaagaagaacacaaagcttTGTTAGCTGATAAAGCTGGAGAAACAGAATACCTGCACTCACTTCAGGCTCAGATTAATCAATTGAAG GCCATATCTCATGCTGTTAAGTGTCCATGCGGCGAGGAGTACACAGTTAATTTGATGGATTAA